One Erysipelothrix amsterdamensis DNA window includes the following coding sequences:
- a CDS encoding ABC transporter permease, with protein MAKTSSIGTKIKKFFANEGNHAVIASFLAIIIGLFVGFLVILLTTPQYALSAFWIILKGGFHHNLRGMGNVLFRAAPIILTGLSVGFAFKTGLFNIGASGQFTVGAFTAVYIGVNWTWMPAGTGWIVGLIGGALAGALWGAIVGILKAYRNVNEVIASIMLNYIGMYAVNYLITNTAFDSVHSRTLPPVNAYLPVLGLNKIFPRSSVNIGIVIAIVMAILIYIVLEKTKFGFELKAVGYNRHASRYAGINEKKSIILSMTIAGALAGLGGAVMYLANVGKYMDVLNVLLTEGFDGISVALLAQSNPIGIILSGLFIAHITYGGNNLQLFGLEPEIISVITATIIYVSALTILLKGFIAKVTKNSGGDN; from the coding sequence ATGGCAAAAACTAGTTCGATTGGTACAAAAATTAAAAAATTCTTTGCAAATGAAGGAAATCATGCTGTTATTGCATCCTTCCTTGCGATAATCATTGGATTATTTGTTGGGTTTCTCGTAATCTTACTTACGACCCCACAATATGCATTAAGTGCATTTTGGATTATTCTTAAAGGTGGTTTCCACCATAACCTACGTGGTATGGGAAATGTTCTCTTTAGAGCAGCACCCATTATTCTAACGGGGTTATCTGTTGGATTCGCATTTAAAACGGGTCTCTTTAATATTGGGGCTTCTGGACAGTTTACAGTTGGTGCATTTACGGCTGTCTATATTGGTGTAAACTGGACTTGGATGCCTGCCGGTACTGGTTGGATTGTAGGTCTAATTGGTGGGGCTCTCGCTGGGGCACTGTGGGGTGCGATTGTAGGGATCTTGAAGGCTTATCGAAATGTGAACGAAGTTATTGCTTCGATTATGTTGAACTATATTGGTATGTATGCCGTAAACTATCTGATTACCAATACTGCATTCGATTCTGTTCATTCACGTACTTTACCACCTGTGAATGCATATTTACCGGTATTGGGTTTAAACAAGATTTTTCCCAGATCATCGGTAAATATTGGAATTGTAATTGCAATTGTGATGGCAATTTTGATTTATATCGTTTTAGAAAAAACAAAGTTTGGATTTGAACTGAAAGCAGTTGGATATAATCGTCATGCGAGCCGCTATGCGGGTATCAATGAAAAAAAATCAATCATTCTATCGATGACGATAGCAGGTGCTCTTGCGGGCCTTGGTGGTGCAGTGATGTACCTTGCAAATGTTGGAAAATACATGGATGTGCTTAATGTTCTTCTTACAGAAGGATTTGACGGTATCTCAGTAGCTTTACTTGCGCAAAGTAATCCTATAGGTATTATTCTTTCAGGTCTCTTTATAGCGCATATTACGTATGGTGGTAATAATCTTCAATTATTTGGTCTTGAGCCTGAAATTATCTCTGTTATCACCGCTACAATTATCTATGTGAGCGCACTTACAATACTTCTTAAAGGATTTATTGCGAAAGTGACGAAAAATTCCGGAGGTGATAACTGA
- a CDS encoding segregation and condensation protein A, translated as MNFEVSVDQFSGPLDLMLYLIKDKKLDLFDLNIDELADQYIAFIDSVRDQKLEVASEYLSELAGLIEYKSKRLLPRDKSELDAKDVEDDENDLVRRLIEYQRYKEVSIELAERYEERSKQFAKPISSGLFREIKTSLQDSITYEQTPYDLMNAMMKVMSRFKLAHPQDVSIERAELSVDEVVEDLRRVFQGGVVLSLDHVLSQAPTLQYLLVSFLAVLDMLRMGDLKMSYQDEEVYLKGAI; from the coding sequence ATGAATTTTGAAGTATCTGTTGATCAATTTAGTGGTCCCTTGGATTTAATGCTTTATCTAATTAAAGATAAAAAGCTTGATCTTTTTGATTTAAATATTGATGAATTGGCGGATCAATACATTGCTTTTATAGATAGCGTTCGAGATCAAAAACTTGAAGTAGCGTCTGAATATCTTAGTGAACTTGCCGGTTTAATCGAATACAAAAGTAAACGTCTTTTGCCTAGGGATAAAAGTGAACTCGATGCAAAAGATGTAGAAGATGATGAGAATGACCTTGTGAGACGTCTTATCGAATATCAACGTTATAAAGAGGTCAGCATTGAATTAGCGGAGCGTTATGAAGAACGTTCAAAACAATTCGCAAAACCCATCTCATCCGGTTTGTTTAGGGAAATTAAGACGAGTTTACAAGATTCGATTACTTATGAACAAACGCCCTATGACCTCATGAATGCAATGATGAAAGTGATGAGTCGTTTTAAGTTGGCACACCCTCAGGATGTATCTATAGAACGCGCGGAACTCTCTGTTGATGAAGTCGTAGAAGATTTAAGAAGAGTGTTTCAGGGTGGCGTCGTTTTGTCTCTTGACCATGTATTATCTCAAGCACCCACCCTGCAATACCTACTCGTATCATTCTTAGCAGTTTTAGATATGTTACGAATGGGCGATTTAAAAATGAGTTATCAAGATGAAGAGGTTTATCTGAAAGGGGCGATTTAA
- a CDS encoding pyrimidine-nucleoside phosphorylase, with amino-acid sequence MTIVEIIEKKRDGLELTQEEINFWIHGVTEGTVKDYQTSALLMAIVLKGMSLDETTALTDAMMRSGDVIDLSSIVGKKVDKHSTGGVGDKTTIILSPIVAAAGAKVAKMSGRGLGHTGGTLDKLESIPGFNIEVSSQDFIDQVNAINLAVIGQTGNLVYADKVLYSLRDVTGTVNAIPLIASSIMSKKLAGGADCILLDVKYGEGAFMKTVEDARELANTMITIGRNLGREVNAMLSNMNQPLGHSIGNALEVEEAIMTLKNEGPKDLEELCLVASGYMLYQADLSDSPESGYTLAKETLRSGAAYDTFLKWIEAQGGDILIFNDLDAFTKAKYEVEVFAEQDGYLHDLKAMELGIVSMHLGAGRQTKEDIIDYKAGIVLRKEIGDVIHAGDLLATLYSDSPITDNHKNNTVSCFVMGQEPVEKPNLIAAVL; translated from the coding sequence ATGACAATAGTAGAAATAATTGAAAAGAAACGTGATGGTCTTGAGTTAACTCAAGAAGAAATTAATTTTTGGATTCATGGAGTTACAGAGGGTACTGTGAAAGATTATCAAACCAGTGCTCTACTCATGGCAATCGTATTAAAAGGAATGAGTCTCGATGAGACTACTGCCTTGACGGATGCAATGATGCGCAGTGGTGATGTTATTGATTTGTCATCCATTGTTGGAAAGAAAGTTGATAAGCATTCAACAGGTGGCGTTGGCGATAAAACTACAATTATATTAAGTCCGATTGTTGCAGCAGCTGGCGCAAAGGTTGCTAAAATGAGTGGTAGAGGTTTAGGTCATACCGGTGGAACACTCGACAAGTTAGAATCCATTCCTGGCTTCAACATCGAGGTTTCAAGTCAAGATTTCATTGATCAAGTTAATGCGATTAATCTCGCGGTTATTGGTCAAACAGGTAATTTAGTTTATGCAGATAAAGTTCTTTACTCATTACGTGATGTTACAGGAACCGTTAATGCGATACCTTTAATTGCTTCATCGATCATGTCAAAAAAATTGGCAGGGGGAGCAGACTGTATTTTACTTGATGTAAAATATGGCGAAGGTGCGTTTATGAAGACTGTTGAGGATGCGCGTGAGTTAGCGAATACAATGATTACGATTGGTCGTAATCTTGGCCGTGAAGTCAATGCGATGCTTTCAAATATGAATCAACCATTAGGACATTCAATTGGGAATGCACTAGAAGTCGAAGAAGCAATTATGACTTTGAAAAATGAAGGTCCAAAAGATTTAGAAGAGCTGTGTCTTGTTGCCTCAGGATATATGCTGTATCAAGCAGATCTTTCGGATTCACCAGAAAGTGGCTATACACTCGCAAAAGAAACATTACGAAGCGGTGCTGCTTATGATACATTCTTAAAATGGATTGAGGCACAAGGTGGAGATATCTTGATTTTTAATGATCTCGACGCCTTTACGAAAGCAAAATATGAGGTTGAAGTGTTTGCAGAGCAAGATGGCTACTTACATGATTTAAAAGCTATGGAATTAGGTATTGTGTCCATGCACTTAGGGGCAGGAAGACAAACCAAAGAGGATATTATTGATTACAAAGCGGGAATTGTACTTCGCAAAGAAATTGGGGATGTAATTCACGCGGGTGATTTACTTGCGACTCTTTATAGCGATTCACCAATAACCGATAATCATAAAAATAATACAGTTTCATGTTTTGTGATGGGTCAAGAACCTGTTGAAAAACCAAATTTAATTGCTGCCGTGCTATAA
- a CDS encoding ABC transporter permease — MNTLAFIVQQMLYVAIPLLVVSLGGLFSERGGIVNIALEGIMVFGTFFGVITLFFLQNHMSGQLLYIVAMLAAILAGVVMGAVHAFAAINMNADQTISGTAINMFAPAFTVYIARLLYSVKEIPFRNEFLIRKVPFLSEIPIIGKLFFTNAYISTYIGIAILFIATFVIYKTRFGLRLRSAGENPHALDAAGGNVKRIRWAGVLISGALAGLGGLIITVPISTSFTGTANGYGFLALAILIFGQWRPKTIFFSSLFFALALTLSNVYSGIPFLNGLGIPDQVFKMLPYIATLVVLVFTSKKSAAPKAAGQPYDAGKR, encoded by the coding sequence ATGAACACACTTGCATTTATTGTTCAACAGATGTTGTATGTTGCAATCCCATTACTTGTAGTTTCACTTGGTGGCTTATTCTCAGAGCGTGGTGGTATTGTAAATATTGCTTTAGAAGGGATTATGGTATTTGGTACCTTCTTTGGAGTTATCACTCTGTTTTTCCTTCAGAACCATATGTCTGGTCAATTACTTTACATTGTTGCCATGTTAGCGGCCATTCTTGCCGGCGTTGTTATGGGAGCTGTACATGCGTTTGCCGCAATAAACATGAATGCGGATCAAACTATTAGTGGTACAGCCATTAATATGTTTGCACCTGCATTTACAGTTTATATCGCACGACTCTTATATTCGGTTAAAGAAATTCCGTTCAGAAATGAGTTTCTCATTCGAAAGGTACCATTTTTGTCAGAAATACCCATTATTGGTAAGTTGTTTTTTACCAATGCGTATATCTCAACCTATATTGGAATTGCAATCCTCTTTATCGCAACCTTTGTTATTTATAAAACACGATTTGGTTTGCGATTACGATCAGCAGGAGAGAATCCACATGCTCTTGATGCAGCAGGTGGAAATGTAAAACGTATCCGTTGGGCTGGAGTTCTTATATCTGGAGCACTTGCAGGGCTTGGTGGACTTATCATTACAGTTCCAATCAGCACATCATTTACAGGTACTGCAAATGGTTACGGGTTCCTTGCGTTAGCGATTCTTATTTTCGGTCAATGGAGACCTAAGACAATTTTCTTTTCATCTCTATTTTTCGCTCTTGCATTAACGCTATCCAATGTTTATTCAGGAATACCATTCCTAAATGGACTTGGAATTCCGGATCAAGTTTTCAAAATGTTACCATATATTGCGACTTTAGTAGTCCTTGTATTCACATCTAAGAAATCGGCAGCTCCTAAGGCTGCAGGACAACCTTATGATGCAGGTAAACGTTAA
- a CDS encoding nicotinate phosphoribosyltransferase — translation MIKPNDAVFLTDLYEFTMAYTYFKQNRHEEIVYFDMFTRKIPNQGGYLIFNGLSKLIETINNFKFTQSHIDYLYEQGFTDPKFLDYLLNLELNLDIWAVEDGTVVFQNEPLVTVRGTVIEAQLIETLLLLSINYSTLVTTKASRIVNAARGRAVLEFGARRAHGYDSSVDGARAAIIAGCVGTSHTLAGYQYGAHVSGTMAHSYIQLHDSEFEAFMSFAEINPDNAIFLVDTYDTLGSGIPNAIKVAHEYLIPNGFRLKAIRLDSGDLAYLSKEARKMLDEAGLQDCKIMASNSLDEYLIDDLIYQGAQIDSFGVGENLITSKSEPVLGGVYKLVAQERADGTLTPKIKVSENIEKITNPSYKRLYRFYDNHTNKALADYIALADEVIPTDTITIFDPSAPWKKKTLTDYQVRELQVPIYQNGKCVYELPNLEEIALYSQKELETIWDEVKRLHYPHRYYVDLSQKLYDLKLELLHNISENK, via the coding sequence ATGATAAAACCTAACGATGCAGTCTTTTTGACTGACTTATATGAATTTACTATGGCTTACACATATTTCAAACAAAACCGACATGAAGAAATTGTTTATTTTGATATGTTTACCCGAAAAATACCAAACCAAGGTGGTTATCTTATTTTTAATGGCTTGAGCAAACTTATTGAAACCATTAATAATTTTAAGTTTACACAGTCACATATCGATTATCTCTATGAACAAGGATTTACAGATCCAAAATTTCTTGATTATTTATTGAATTTAGAATTAAATTTAGACATTTGGGCCGTTGAAGACGGTACAGTTGTTTTCCAAAATGAACCTTTGGTCACAGTTCGTGGTACTGTCATCGAAGCACAGCTAATCGAAACACTTTTACTATTATCTATCAACTACTCAACCTTAGTTACAACTAAAGCAAGCCGTATTGTTAACGCGGCTCGTGGACGCGCAGTACTCGAATTCGGTGCTCGTCGTGCTCACGGCTACGATTCTTCCGTTGATGGTGCCCGTGCTGCAATTATTGCAGGTTGCGTCGGAACATCCCATACCCTTGCTGGTTATCAATACGGGGCTCATGTTTCAGGAACCATGGCACATTCCTATATTCAACTTCACGATTCAGAATTTGAAGCGTTTATGTCCTTCGCGGAAATCAATCCCGATAACGCAATTTTCCTCGTTGATACCTATGATACATTGGGGTCTGGAATACCAAACGCAATTAAAGTAGCCCATGAATATCTAATTCCAAACGGTTTCCGTCTCAAAGCAATTCGTCTTGATTCTGGAGACTTAGCATACCTATCTAAAGAGGCTCGTAAGATGCTTGATGAGGCAGGCCTTCAAGATTGTAAGATTATGGCATCCAACTCACTTGATGAATATCTCATTGATGACTTAATCTACCAAGGGGCTCAAATCGACTCATTTGGTGTTGGTGAGAATCTCATAACTTCAAAATCGGAACCTGTCTTAGGCGGTGTCTATAAGCTTGTGGCTCAGGAACGCGCAGATGGAACGCTTACACCAAAAATCAAAGTAAGTGAGAACATCGAAAAGATAACAAACCCAAGTTACAAACGACTTTATCGTTTCTATGATAATCATACAAACAAGGCGCTCGCAGATTATATCGCCCTCGCAGATGAAGTAATCCCAACGGATACAATTACCATTTTTGATCCTTCTGCACCTTGGAAGAAGAAAACACTCACTGATTATCAAGTAAGAGAATTACAAGTGCCCATTTACCAAAATGGTAAATGTGTTTATGAGTTACCAAATCTTGAGGAAATTGCACTCTATTCTCAAAAAGAATTGGAAACAATTTGGGATGAGGTAAAACGACTCCACTATCCGCATCGTTATTATGTTGATTTATCTCAAAAACTTTATGACTTGAAATTAGAGTTACTTCACAATATAAGCGAGAATAAATAA
- a CDS encoding dihydrofolate reductase: protein MIKIIVAMNNHRTIGLNGSMPWHNKEDLQHFRKSTLNQKVVMGRKTFEGLPKKLDNREIYVVTRNASIENAIPDLRAFLSQHQESSEDIFIAGGGEIYAQSLPFAHELIISYIPNDVIGDTFFPDFSDLEFKIKNQVEYSTFKQVTYERI, encoded by the coding sequence ATGATTAAAATAATTGTCGCAATGAATAACCATCGCACTATTGGTTTAAATGGATCGATGCCATGGCATAATAAAGAAGATTTACAACATTTTCGAAAGTCTACTCTGAATCAAAAAGTGGTTATGGGTCGGAAAACGTTCGAGGGTCTTCCTAAAAAGCTTGATAACCGAGAAATCTATGTCGTAACACGAAACGCTTCGATTGAAAATGCAATTCCAGATCTTAGGGCATTTTTAAGTCAACATCAAGAATCGAGCGAAGATATTTTTATCGCGGGTGGCGGAGAAATTTACGCTCAAAGTTTGCCTTTTGCTCACGAGTTAATCATTTCGTATATACCAAATGATGTAATTGGTGATACATTTTTTCCGGATTTTTCTGATTTAGAATTCAAGATCAAGAATCAGGTTGAATACAGTACTTTTAAACAAGTAACTTACGAGAGGATATAA
- the yfmH gene encoding EF-P 5-aminopentanol modification-associated protein YfmH, with protein sequence MKTIKNDFNEKVYTFTTPSALTVTIVHRPGFKRSSAVYGTPFGALNLKQSIEGNVVEHKSGVAHFLEHKLFEDESKDILSQFAELGASGNAFTSYEQTMYYFGHNGDLEAPLRLLIQFVSKFSVSEESVEKEKGIIIEEIKMYEQMPDMRLLNETYVNLFHHYPFIYDIAGTEQSVTETTRADLLRAFEMNYSDHRMSLTIVTPMEPQKVAEIVLQETQSHRAVSEEVVDLFDKEPHTVAIKEREIQGDVEVPKMTYSFKFPYERNDKLKDEFLIRMLLEMNFSEMIPDYQVWLDEGIVSNSYGYDVDIRESFGVIYFVNEGHKHEAFKDIIKHRMNHLKHDESLFNQLKKRYYGEMIMSLSKTDELAITLGRAHFDGVSYFDYLEMIRDLSYDALADLVDVILDSDDTFLRMVNSDN encoded by the coding sequence ATGAAAACAATTAAAAATGATTTTAATGAAAAAGTGTATACCTTTACAACACCAAGTGCATTAACCGTAACCATTGTGCACCGACCAGGATTTAAACGTTCAAGTGCTGTCTATGGGACTCCGTTTGGGGCTTTAAATCTTAAGCAAAGCATCGAAGGAAATGTAGTTGAGCATAAATCGGGTGTTGCACATTTTTTAGAACATAAACTGTTTGAAGATGAGAGCAAGGACATATTAAGTCAGTTTGCGGAATTAGGTGCAAGTGGTAATGCTTTTACGTCGTATGAACAAACTATGTATTATTTTGGTCATAACGGTGATTTGGAGGCGCCATTACGCCTGTTGATTCAATTTGTAAGTAAGTTTAGCGTTAGTGAAGAAAGCGTTGAAAAAGAGAAGGGCATCATTATCGAAGAAATTAAGATGTATGAACAGATGCCGGATATGCGTCTATTGAATGAGACTTATGTAAACTTATTTCATCATTATCCGTTTATTTATGATATCGCGGGAACGGAACAAAGTGTGACAGAAACGACACGCGCTGATTTGCTTCGTGCTTTTGAGATGAACTATTCTGATCATCGTATGTCTTTAACAATCGTAACACCGATGGAACCCCAAAAAGTTGCGGAAATTGTCCTGCAAGAGACCCAATCACATCGTGCGGTAAGCGAGGAAGTTGTTGATTTGTTTGATAAGGAACCCCATACTGTAGCTATTAAAGAGCGAGAAATTCAAGGCGATGTAGAGGTTCCAAAAATGACTTATTCTTTTAAGTTTCCTTATGAGCGTAATGATAAATTAAAAGATGAGTTTTTGATACGGATGCTTTTAGAAATGAATTTTTCCGAGATGATTCCAGATTATCAGGTTTGGCTTGATGAAGGAATCGTTTCGAACTCATATGGCTATGATGTTGACATTCGCGAATCATTTGGAGTTATCTATTTTGTAAATGAAGGGCATAAGCATGAGGCGTTTAAAGATATTATTAAGCATCGTATGAATCATTTAAAACATGATGAATCTTTGTTTAATCAATTGAAAAAGCGATACTATGGCGAGATGATTATGTCACTAAGTAAGACAGATGAACTTGCAATTACGTTGGGACGAGCTCATTTCGATGGTGTTTCGTATTTTGATTATTTAGAGATGATTCGAGATTTATCGTATGATGCACTGGCGGATCTAGTGGATGTGATTTTGGACAGTGATGATACATTTTTACGAATGGTTAATTCAGATAATTAG
- a CDS encoding single-stranded DNA-binding protein — MNFVQLVGHIETMPVPIEEHSNESYALMHVSVTSNFRTPPGIFRKDIFPILLWRGASETTTNSCKPGSLISVKGRLEINDEKFILIAEHLEFLYPK; from the coding sequence ATGAATTTTGTACAATTAGTAGGACACATCGAAACAATGCCAGTTCCAATTGAGGAGCACTCAAATGAAAGTTACGCATTGATGCATGTAAGTGTCACTTCAAATTTTAGAACTCCACCAGGTATTTTCCGTAAGGATATATTTCCAATTTTACTTTGGAGAGGTGCGAGTGAGACAACCACAAATTCTTGTAAACCGGGGAGTTTAATTTCTGTGAAAGGTAGATTAGAAATTAATGATGAAAAATTTATCTTAATTGCGGAACATCTTGAGTTCTTATATCCGAAATAG
- the thyA gene encoding thymidylate synthase has product MKNYLEMCQFVLDEGSRREDRTGTGTTGVFGYQMRFDLSKGFPLLTTKKVHFPSLAKELLWFVSGDTNIKWLVENKVRIWNEWPYELFKKSDDYNGETMDEFIERIVADDLFAQKYGELGPVYGKQWRDFGGVDQLNNVIETIKTNPYSRRIIMSAWNPAEVDQMALPPCHAFMQFYVSNDQKLSLQLYQRSADVFLGVPFNIASYALLLHMIAKVCDLEVGEFVHTFGDLHIYNDHYDAVQMQLAREPKSLPQLIIHGNQEKITDFKFEDFEVVGYDPHPLIKAKVSV; this is encoded by the coding sequence ATGAAAAATTATTTGGAAATGTGTCAATTTGTATTAGACGAAGGTTCACGACGAGAAGATCGTACGGGAACGGGTACGACAGGCGTTTTTGGTTATCAAATGCGTTTTGATTTAAGCAAGGGTTTTCCCTTGCTTACGACTAAAAAAGTTCATTTTCCATCGCTTGCGAAAGAACTATTATGGTTTGTAAGCGGCGATACCAATATCAAATGGCTTGTCGAAAATAAAGTTCGAATTTGGAATGAATGGCCTTACGAACTTTTTAAAAAATCGGATGATTACAATGGTGAAACTATGGATGAGTTTATTGAACGCATTGTTGCTGATGATTTGTTTGCTCAAAAATACGGTGAATTGGGTCCGGTTTATGGTAAACAATGGCGTGATTTTGGTGGTGTTGACCAGCTTAATAACGTGATTGAGACAATTAAAACAAACCCATACTCACGTCGTATTATTATGAGTGCTTGGAATCCGGCCGAAGTTGATCAAATGGCACTACCACCTTGTCATGCATTTATGCAGTTTTATGTAAGCAATGATCAAAAACTATCATTGCAACTTTATCAGCGTAGTGCAGATGTATTTTTAGGTGTTCCATTTAATATTGCTTCGTATGCGCTGTTGTTACACATGATAGCTAAAGTTTGTGATTTAGAGGTGGGAGAATTTGTCCATACCTTTGGTGATTTACATATTTACAATGATCATTATGATGCAGTTCAAATGCAATTAGCACGCGAACCGAAATCTTTACCTCAGCTCATAATTCATGGAAACCAAGAAAAAATTACAGATTTCAAGTTTGAAGATTTTGAAGTAGTCGGCTATGATCCACATCCATTAATAAAAGCTAAGGTGAGTGTGTGA
- a CDS encoding M16 family metallopeptidase: MNEELLLKNDIKVYQINEEKFHEVYLSLKIVFKLESKTNTIANLLTRMMGDRLIENPTKTSLAQRHDMLYGAKTSALTYTLGTYQVIDLGIKMIHERFTNELLLDKQIKLLEDMYLYPLLTEQTLEEAKKNLRISHMHIKENASQNALVKGFKHAGEGQLFGLSAFGDLGDLDSVSLKDVQKLHTRCIQEFNKQIYLVGGVDRACNFDAFTVGHSMPINESLLKTEITETYLEERYKGTQSELVCVYETSITPYDDLYYAYLVFIAYLGQLPTSLLFQNIREKHSLCYSIYASRQVYDGIFYIATGVSDKNVEKTLSLIEDQFEIIRNEPLDLTAAINYLDLSLEGNTERIKSIADHTFRNNMLQVDESIETMQEKIRTVTESDVKAVLTKITKPFVFAYRGENNENN, encoded by the coding sequence ATGAATGAAGAATTATTATTAAAAAATGACATTAAGGTTTATCAAATCAATGAAGAAAAGTTTCATGAAGTGTATCTTTCGTTAAAAATTGTATTTAAGCTTGAATCAAAAACAAATACCATCGCAAATCTACTCACGCGGATGATGGGGGATCGTCTTATTGAAAACCCAACTAAAACATCACTCGCACAGCGTCACGATATGTTATACGGAGCGAAGACAAGTGCTTTAACTTATACTTTGGGAACATACCAAGTTATTGATCTCGGCATTAAAATGATTCACGAACGATTTACTAATGAATTGTTATTGGATAAGCAGATTAAATTACTTGAAGATATGTACCTATATCCATTATTAACCGAACAAACTCTTGAAGAAGCAAAGAAAAATTTACGCATCAGTCATATGCATATAAAAGAAAATGCATCACAAAATGCACTGGTTAAAGGTTTTAAACATGCAGGTGAAGGTCAGTTGTTTGGTTTAAGCGCCTTCGGAGATTTGGGTGATTTAGATAGTGTAAGTTTAAAGGACGTTCAAAAGCTCCATACACGTTGTATTCAAGAGTTTAATAAGCAAATTTATCTTGTGGGTGGCGTTGATCGAGCATGTAATTTTGATGCGTTTACGGTTGGACACTCAATGCCAATAAACGAATCACTTCTAAAAACAGAAATTACAGAGACGTATCTCGAAGAACGGTATAAAGGAACTCAAAGTGAGCTTGTATGCGTCTATGAAACAAGCATTACACCTTATGATGATTTGTATTATGCATATCTCGTGTTTATTGCATACCTCGGTCAACTACCGACTTCGCTTCTTTTTCAGAATATTCGCGAAAAGCACAGTTTGTGCTATTCCATCTATGCATCACGTCAAGTTTATGATGGAATCTTCTATATTGCGACAGGCGTTAGTGATAAAAATGTAGAAAAAACTTTATCACTGATTGAAGATCAATTTGAGATAATCCGAAATGAACCTTTAGATTTAACAGCGGCTATTAACTATTTAGATCTTTCACTAGAAGGTAATACCGAACGGATAAAGAGTATTGCAGATCATACTTTTAGAAATAATATGCTGCAAGTTGATGAGTCCATTGAAACAATGCAAGAAAAAATCCGTACAGTTACGGAGTCGGATGTGAAAGCCGTATTGACGAAAATCACAAAACCGTTTGTCTTCGCATATCGAGGTGAAAATAATGAAAACAATTAA